A part of Pectinophora gossypiella chromosome Z, ilPecGoss1.1, whole genome shotgun sequence genomic DNA contains:
- the LOC126380206 gene encoding uncharacterized protein LOC126380206: MPISFNIDDYCCLVVSLVRCCPCGAKDGKPGGAKGALPLICLVPRDAAAGQGGARGGGGGHTSGQSGGSACSGGMPDSQFQFLDEEYLKKHFNLPPRALYLDPFRRPLITFPVSGENTKNFNMARKTKINQQILDGFLDPSEAITAPSVFPYAEANKTKTAEEAEEDEEIIYILQLPDWEFKCPIHKETIRTPRFIWHSCKKSKKGKGEGEMRQGGGPLNRPKPWLLSRHTDFDWSSQW; the protein is encoded by the exons ATGCCAATATCATTCAACATTGATGACTATTGTTGCTTGGTGGTGAGcttggtgag gtGCTGTCCATGCGGGGCCAAGGATGGCAAGCCTGGCGGGGCGAAGGGCGCGCTGCCGCTGATATGTCTGGTGCCGCGGGACGCCGCCGCGGGCCAGGGGGGcgcccgcggcggcggcgggggccaCACCTCTGGCCAGAGCGGCGGCTCAGCCTGCTCTGGCGGCATGCCCGACTCACAGTTCCAGTTCCTTGACGAAGAATATCTGAAGAAACACTTCAATTTGCCACCGCGAGCGCTCTACCTTGACCCCTTCAG ACGGCCCCTGATTACCTTCCCGGTGTCCGGAGAGAACACGAAGAACTTCAACATGGCTCGGAAGACCAAGATCAACCAGCAAATATTGGACGGCTTCCTAGATCCTTCTGAAGCTATCACCGCGCCCAGCGTCTTC CCATATGCTGAAGCTAACAAAACGAAGACAGCTGAAGAAGCAGAGGAAGATGAAGAGATCATCTACATCCTCCAGTTACCTGATTGGGAGTTCAAGTGTCCGATCCACAAGGAAACCATACGAACACCAAG gttcATCTGGCATTCTTGTAAGAAATCCAAGAAAGGCAAAGGCGAAGGCGAAATGAGACAAGGCGGTGGACCTCTCAACAGACCCAAACCCTGGTTACTAAGTAGACACACAGACTTCGATTGGAGTTCGCAATGGTAA